One stretch of Comamonas testosteroni DNA includes these proteins:
- a CDS encoding AAA family ATPase, whose protein sequence is MHAQNTINALLSQLNTVMEGKPDQVRDGVACLLAGGHLLIEDVPGVGKTTLAHALAHSFGLQFSRVQFTADLMPSDLTGVSIYDRGQEAFVFHPGPVFAQVLLADEINRASPKTQSALLEAMEERQVTTEGKTHSLPAPFFVIATQNPLEQLGTFPLPESQLDRFLMRISLGYPSRDAERKLLAGNGRRAAADALLPVISQQQLQQLQAAALAVHASDALLDYVQDLIAATRNGQWFAQGLSPRAGIALLRAAKTIALMEGRDYVAPDDVQAILPQVIAHRLVPVGHAGRGAVEQVRAMMQSVPLS, encoded by the coding sequence ATGCATGCACAGAACACAATTAATGCGCTTTTGAGTCAGCTTAACACGGTGATGGAGGGCAAGCCGGATCAGGTCAGAGACGGTGTCGCCTGTTTGCTGGCAGGCGGTCACTTGCTGATCGAAGACGTTCCCGGTGTAGGCAAGACCACGCTGGCCCATGCGCTGGCACACAGTTTCGGCCTGCAGTTCTCACGTGTGCAGTTCACTGCCGACCTCATGCCCAGCGACCTCACAGGGGTCTCCATCTACGATCGCGGACAAGAGGCTTTTGTGTTCCACCCCGGGCCGGTGTTTGCCCAGGTATTGCTGGCCGACGAAATCAACCGCGCCAGCCCCAAGACCCAGAGTGCGCTGCTCGAAGCCATGGAGGAGCGCCAGGTCACGACCGAAGGCAAGACCCACAGCCTGCCCGCCCCTTTCTTTGTGATTGCCACCCAGAACCCTCTGGAGCAGCTGGGCACCTTCCCGTTGCCCGAAAGCCAGCTGGACCGTTTTCTCATGCGCATCAGCCTGGGCTATCCCTCGCGCGATGCCGAGCGCAAGCTGCTCGCTGGCAACGGCCGCCGCGCCGCTGCCGATGCACTGCTGCCCGTCATCTCCCAGCAGCAGCTGCAGCAACTGCAGGCCGCGGCCCTGGCCGTGCATGCCAGCGACGCCCTACTCGACTATGTGCAGGACCTGATTGCCGCCACACGCAACGGCCAGTGGTTTGCCCAGGGCCTGTCGCCACGTGCAGGCATCGCGCTGCTGCGTGCGGCCAAGACCATCGCGCTGATGGAAGGCCGTGACTATGTGGCGCCCGACGATGTGCAAGCCATACTTCCCCAGGTGATTGCCCACCGCCTCGTTCCCGTGGGCCATGCCGGCCGTGGTGCCGTGGAGCAGGTGCGCGCCATGATGCAATCCGTGCCGCTATCTTGA
- a CDS encoding DUF58 domain-containing protein yields the protein MKRSASKGERPETSNIFQRLSPRARVREWMFARLPRSDQLTLTQGNVYILPSRAGWAMLATLIVLLIAAINYQLNLGYLLTFLLAGSAAASMVVGHGNLRGLQLSLGGAGSQGNASGGCFAHAPCPMHISLHNARRSRRWGIGLALHQTRRSADHSDAWTWVDIPEQGSTAVQLSFMPTRRGRQELPAVSILTRYPLGAFRVWALWRPQTLVWVYPEPETHAPPLPAASPEVGGRSSAQIRSGDEFDGVRSYQTGDPLKLVVWKKAAQSFAAGGHQLVSRDRTMAHHHRLWLDARHTGLADHEARLSRLTAWVLMAQQQGRTWGLRLPGGKEIAPASGAQHTTRCLEALAACP from the coding sequence ATGAAGCGCTCCGCATCAAAGGGCGAACGGCCAGAGACATCCAATATCTTCCAGCGGCTCTCACCCCGCGCCAGGGTGCGCGAGTGGATGTTTGCACGTCTGCCGCGCAGCGACCAGCTCACGCTGACCCAGGGCAATGTCTACATCCTGCCCTCGCGCGCGGGCTGGGCCATGCTGGCCACGCTGATCGTGCTGTTGATTGCTGCCATCAACTACCAGCTCAACCTGGGCTACCTGCTCACGTTCCTGCTAGCAGGCAGCGCGGCCGCCAGCATGGTTGTAGGCCATGGCAATCTGCGTGGTCTGCAGCTGAGCCTCGGCGGCGCAGGTTCGCAAGGCAATGCATCGGGCGGCTGCTTTGCCCATGCGCCCTGCCCCATGCATATCAGTCTGCACAATGCCCGCCGCTCGCGCCGCTGGGGCATAGGCCTCGCCTTGCACCAAACCCGGCGAAGCGCCGATCACTCTGATGCCTGGACCTGGGTCGATATTCCCGAGCAGGGCAGCACCGCCGTGCAGCTGAGCTTCATGCCCACGCGCCGCGGCCGGCAGGAGCTGCCCGCCGTCTCCATACTCACTCGCTACCCGCTGGGCGCATTTCGCGTCTGGGCTCTGTGGCGGCCCCAAACCCTGGTCTGGGTCTATCCCGAACCAGAAACCCATGCCCCGCCACTGCCAGCCGCCAGCCCCGAAGTCGGCGGCCGCAGCAGCGCCCAGATACGCAGCGGTGATGAATTCGATGGCGTGCGCAGCTATCAGACTGGCGACCCGCTCAAGCTGGTGGTGTGGAAGAAAGCGGCTCAGTCCTTTGCAGCAGGCGGCCACCAACTGGTCAGCCGCGACCGGACCATGGCTCACCATCACCGTCTCTGGCTCGATGCGCGCCATACCGGCCTGGCCGACCATGAGGCGCGGCTGTCGCGCCTCACGGCCTGGGTGCTGATGGCTCAGCAGCAAGGCCGTACCTGGGGCCTGCGCCTGCCGGGCGGCAAGGAAATCGCACCGGCCAGCGGCGCACAGCACACCACGCGCT